AGCATAAGCAGGTTCACCCTTTTTTTAAAGACGTTAATACCCTTATCATGGCAGGTAAATTGTCTATAGAACAAAGAGAGGATATTTTGTTTTTTGAAGCTTACAATGGCGTTTTCGAATTAATGGATTTATCTATTGGGTTATTGAATAGGAATGTGGACAAATTCAATAAAGTTTTTAATACTTCGAAATCGGAATCTATAGATTTGCCCATTGATTGGGAGAATGTTGAAATTGTTAGTGTTTCTGGTTTTACTCAAACTGATCGGGAATTAAAAGAACAAAAACCTAAGTTCAGTGTTAACAAGCAAATGGATTATGGTTTTTTTACTTACATAAATGGTTTTGAAACATGGCGTAATACCGCATACAGTAATCAAAATGAAAAGCTAGTTTCTTTAATAAATGAAGGTATAATTGATTGGATTACTTGGGCTATTGAGGAAATGGAGACTAAACCTTTAGATATCATTGAGGAAGTAAGGATTTGCATTAGTGGGTTGCTGAACCAATTAGTGCCGGAATCATTGCCAAGTTCATCTTATATTTATTGGGAAAAACATTTGCAATGGTACTTTGAGATTCTTATTCACAATGGTATTAATGTGATTGCCTATCAAAACCTTTTTGACGAGTGGTTATTGCGTAGCATTGATTTAGCCATCAGAAATAAAAAATTCGCAGTAGTTGAGCGGTTTACAAGAAGAGTTATTGATGGCATAGGTTTGGTGCAATTGGACTCATATGGATTGGGAAACTTGATAATTGAAAATTCAGAAATAGAAAAGAGATATTTCGATTTATCTTCAAAAGTTCAGTATATATATTCAATCCATGAATATGAAAAATTAGCTAATGAGATTGATTTGTTGGTGAACAAAATTTCTGAGCTTGAAATAACAAATGCCAAGGAAATTGGCGAGGGCTATAAAAGTGTTCTTAGGAAAAACTTCCAACGTTTAAATTTGGAAAAATTGGCACTTCATTTTGGAGCTAGATTATTATTTGAAAAAGAATTCACCACTTTAAAAAATGTGCTAAATTATAATCAACCCTATGGAAACCATTCGTTTCAAGGAAATCGTGATGTTTTTCCAAAGACGGTACCTGAAATTTTAGAACATGGTCTTAATTATGAAATTGAAGGACAACATTTTTATCAGTTTTGGCCAGGACATATGGATAGTAAATACTGGGTATACCAACTTTTGTATATCTTATTAGCACGATCATTTCTTTTGCCTACTATAGGTCGAAATAATTTCACAGACGCAATTAGAGATCCAGATCAACTATACTTGTTAAAGGATTTAAAGAAGTATTCATTCCAAAATGAAGACTTATTGTCAGAGAAAATTTATCCCGGATTTAAGGACTTTAAATTTGAATTTTTTGATGGGCAATTTGATTTATTGATTTCAAATTCTGAAAAAGTACAGAAATAGCCATCTAATACATAATTGAATATGCAATCAAAACCCCAAACCACTGGTGCTGAGCGGTAGTCGAAGGGTATAATTGTTCCTCTAAGATGGAGAACTTTCTCAAAGAAGTGATAGAACAAACCGAAGGTCAGAATAAAGAATGGCCATTGGTAGGGTAGAAAAATTATAAAATAGAAAAAAGAATGACCCCAGAAGAATTTATTTTAGAATTACGAAAGTTTTTAGATAAACTTTCAAATGGTAGTAAGGTTGGGAAATGGAAGTATAAGGAACAAACAACACTAACTCATACCACACTTAAAGAAAAATGGGATAGAGAAGAATTCTATGGGTATTTGTTTGAGTTCGAAGAATATCAATTGGTGTTCCGGCCATTGCTTTTAGAAAAGCACAGGTATTTATTGGTTGATTCCCTTTCCTCCAAATCTGATTTAGTTAATTTCTTATTAGATAGGAACCAGTACTTTGTTAAAGGTGAGGTTTTTTCATTACGTGATAACTATGTGTTAAATACTGGTGGAAAAAGGAGAAAAAGGGAAACTAAATTAGCCATGTCAAAGGTAATGGCACCGCAAGACGGCTTAATATTTTCTTGTCCAATTGAGACCATAGACTTTGAAGATTTAATTGTGAATTTTTTAGATTGGGTTGTGTTAAGAGAGAATGCTAAATCCATAATAAAAGCAGGTGAAGAAAGGTTTAAACAAATAGCTGCTGATTTTCAAAATGCTGTTTCAGTGCAGTTAGAAGAGAGTGCTTTCAAATTTGGAAGAATTAATTCAAATTACATGTTTATTAAAGATAAGCATGGACTAATTGGAGATATAAAAGCACATTACGAACTGGTAATAAATGCTGGTGAATTGGGTATAGAATTACATTTTGAACAAGGGAATAAAAAGGAAAAGGATCAGTTTCAGAAATTAATTGGGCCTGTACCTGATAGGTTAAAGTGGTTTCCATGGTTTTCTTCGAAAAGCATTTGTTTTAATGAAACCATAAGCTTTGACAGACCCAATGTTATACCTTTCTTGTTAGACCAATTAAGCTTTTTGGAAAAAGAATTAGGAGATAAAGTGAGAGAAGTATTAAAAAATGGAGGTAAAGAGATGAATGACGGAGCAAAAAATACTTCCAATAAGAAAGATACCATGAAAAAAGAACCAATAAACCAAATCCTATACGGCCCACCAGGAACAGGGAAGACCTATCATACTAAAAATTGCGCTTTATCTATTATTGAGAATAAAACAATTGATCAAATTGATTCAGAAAGCCGTGAATTAGTAAATAAAAAGTATAATGATTTATTAATTACGGATTGGGAAGAAGGTAATGGTCAAATAGGTTTTGTGACATTTCATCAAAGTATGAGCTATGAGGATTTTATTGAAGGAATAAAGCCAGATTTGAGTTCAAAAGGTGAAATTTCTTACGATATTATCCCTGGGATTTTTAAAGGCATTAATTCTCTTGCATTAGATAACTGGAAAGCCTTTAACAATAGTTCTGATAATCAATTACCGTTCGAGGAAGCTTTTAATTTAATGAAAGAAGAGTGGGAGGAATACCCAGAAATGGAATTTCCATTGAAAACCAAAGGAAAGGAATTTACTATTGTAAGTTTTTCTAAAACTTCGATTCGGTTTAAGAAGGCCAGTGGTGGTACGGGGCATACTTTGAGTATAGCCACGTTAAGTGATTATTACTATAATAAACGAAGTTTGAAGCTTACTGGAGTTGGCATTTATTATCCGGGCATTTTAGATAAATTGAATTCTTATAAGTCGGTTGAAAAAATTACCAAGCAGCTAAAGCAATATGTGTTAATTATCGATGAAATTAATCGGGGTAATGTTTCTCAAATATTCGGAGAGTTAATTACTTTGATTG
This genomic interval from bacterium SCSIO 12643 contains the following:
- a CDS encoding AAA family ATPase, producing the protein MFEFEEYQLVFRPLLLEKHRYLLVDSLSSKSDLVNFLLDRNQYFVKGEVFSLRDNYVLNTGGKRRKRETKLAMSKVMAPQDGLIFSCPIETIDFEDLIVNFLDWVVLRENAKSIIKAGEERFKQIAADFQNAVSVQLEESAFKFGRINSNYMFIKDKHGLIGDIKAHYELVINAGELGIELHFEQGNKKEKDQFQKLIGPVPDRLKWFPWFSSKSICFNETISFDRPNVIPFLLDQLSFLEKELGDKVREVLKNGGKEMNDGAKNTSNKKDTMKKEPINQILYGPPGTGKTYHTKNCALSIIENKTIDQIDSESRELVNKKYNDLLITDWEEGNGQIGFVTFHQSMSYEDFIEGIKPDLSSKGEISYDIIPGIFKGINSLALDNWKAFNNSSDNQLPFEEAFNLMKEEWEEYPEMEFPLKTKGKEFTIVSFSKTSIRFKKASGGTGHTLSIATLSDYYYNKRSLKLTGVGIYYPGILDKLNSYKSVEKITKQLKQYVLIIDEINRGNVSQIFGELITLIEHDKRLGGTERLELTLPYSKEPFIVAPNLHIIGTMNTADRSVEALDTALRRRFSFKEMMPDSDLIKQELGDKNEWNGIQISEVLKTINKRIQVLVDRDHTIGHSYFLGLKESEKFEEDLKAVFTDKIIPLLQEYFFNDYVKIGMVLGKGFIKSYSNRGIKFAEIENSVGSDYEDGNGYEIIPSTDIKLKEAIDQLMLRSE